Below is a genomic region from Candidatus Binatia bacterium.
AACGCGACCTGCGGTGAGGGTTGCGCTCGACGCGCAACTCACCGTTGGGACGGCTACCGGAATCGGGGAATACGTGCGCGGCCTTGCCGACGCACTCCGGCGCAGAGGCGTGGACGTTGCCGAGCTGCGCGAGCCGCGCCTCGACCCGTGGCGCTTCGACCGGCGCGTGCTCTGGGATCAAATCCTCTTGCCGAAGCGAGCGCGCGCGAGCGGCGCGGCGCTGCTGCATTGCGCGTCGGGAACGATGCCACGAGGCGCCGAGCTCCCGATCGTCGTCACGGTGCACGACGTCGCGTGGCTGGCGGATCAGATGCACGCGCGCGCATACGCGCGCTACTACTTCGGAAAGCTCGCTCCGCGACGCTATCGGGGGGCGCGTTGCATCGTCGTAGATTCGAACTTTTCACGTGACGCGCTGCTGAATCTCGTGGCCGGCCTCGATCCTCGGCGCGTGCACGTCGTCTATCCAGGCGTCGCTGCGGACTTCTGTGGGCTCGGGCGCGGCGCGGGAGACGGACGCACGATTCTAGCGGTGGGCACGATCGAGCGCCGCAAGAACCTCGACGTGCTCGTGCGGGCGCTCACGCGGCTGCCCGAGGCGCGCGTTGTGGCGGTAGGGCCTCACACGCCGTACGCGGCGGAATGCGCGGCGCTCGCGCAACAGGTGGGTGTGACCGATCGCATCGAGATGCCGGGCTACGTCGCGCGCGGCGCGCTCCTCGCGTTGTATCGCGAATGCGCAGTCGTCGCGGTACCGTCACGCTATGAGGGCTTCGGCTACGCCGCCGCGCAGGCGCTGTGCGCGGGCGCGCCGTGCATCGTATCCGACCGCAGCTCGCTCCCGGAGATCGCGGCGGGCGATGCGCCCGTTGTCGCAGCCGACGACGTGGATGCATGGGTCGCGGCGCTCGAACCGGCGTTACGCGGCGACGACGATGGGCGCGCGCGGGGCGTGCGAGCGCAGGCGATAGCGCGGTTTTCCTGGGACGCAAGCGGGGCGAGCATGCAAGCGCTGTACGAAGAAGCGCTTATGTAACGAAGGTCAATTATACGAATTCGAACGGACGGGCCTTCACCCGCGTCGGGAGGGGACGTGGCGACCGCAAAGAAGCCAGCGCCCTGGGGGAGAGACCATGGCTACAATCTCTAAGCGCCTGAGCTTCGTATTTACCATCGCGATTGGGATCGCGTTCGCCGGTTGCGGAGGGCCGCAGCCAAGCGGACAAACGGCGTTCCCGCAGCTGCAAGAGGATCCGGCTTCAACGCCCTTGCCCAGCGACGTGAAACCGCACCGTGAATCGAAGCCGCTTTCGCGCTCCGCTCTAACCAGTCAGCCCCTGTTGTATGTCGGTGACGACAGCGCCGTCGACCTCTTTCCGCTCACAGGGCCGAATAAGAAAAAGATAGGTTCGATCACCAACGGCGTCCACGGCCCATGGGGATTGAGTCTCGATGCCAATAATACGCTCTACGTCGCTAACGCGCTATACAGCGGCGGGACCGTCAGCGTCTATCCGTATGGTTCCTCGAGCCCGTCGATGACGTACTCGAAGGGGCTGCACGAACCGTTATACGCAGTGGCCGATACCGCAGGGCATGTTTTCGTTGGGGATCGCGAAGTCGAGAGCCACAATAAGGGGCATGTCGTCGAGTACAACGCCGGCACGAACGTCCCGATCAAGAAGGTGCGATTAGGCTCAGAAGAAGACGGAATGGCCTTCGACAGCCAAGGCAATCTCTACGTGGCATACCGGCGGACGGGAATTAACAGCTCAGTCGCGGAGTTCGGGCCAGGCCTCAGCAATAAGCGGCTTCTGGGTATGACGATCAATCAGCCTCAAGGGTTAGTGGTCGATAGTGCCGGGAACATCGTTGTCGTCGAGTCGGCGTCCGATGATATCAAGGTGTTTCCGCCGGGAGCGACGACGCCGTCGTTGACGCTAACGCTCTCCCCGAACGGTAATCTCGCGGAGTTGGCGATGCAGAACAGCGAGACGACCCTGTGGGTTTCTACGGAAGGTGGAGAGGTGTACTCAATGCCGTATCCGCTCACGGCGAGTACGAAAGCGACCGAATACGAGCAAGTCAACGGTTTCTCAAACGGAATCGTCGTCACTCACTAGTCCGGGAAGAGTCGAATTTAGTCATAGAGTCCTGCCACTAACGGTGTAACGCAGGGCAATCGAACGGCCCGGAGCTGATCGTCTCCCCTACGCCGTTTCGGCCGATGCGAACTTCCAAGTGCGAGCCGATCAACGTCAAGCGCTCGAAGTCATCGCCGTTGGAGTTCGTGGTACGTCCCCCGGTGAAGCCGTGCTGCTCGATCGGCGAACCGAGGAGTTTGATCGCCGCTGGACTGCGTTGGACCGGGGCCATTCCGCCTCTAGTAAATCGGTGAGCCGGGCGCGCCGGGCGCGACGCTCCCGTCGTCGGGCGCGAAGATCAGCTTCAGCGGAAGGCTCGAGCCGGCTTCGGGCATCGTGACGATTGCGACGCGCACGAAGCCGTGCGCCGGCACGACGTACTGGCGCACCTTGTAACGTGAGTACGGTGGAACCTGATGCGACTGCACGAGCACGCCGTCGATCAGGTACGTTCCCGTGGAACGGCCGCCGCGCGGATTCTCGTAGATCGCCACCGACTGCGGCGTCGAGAGCGGGTTCTCGATGTTCACGACAAACGATTGGAGCACGCCGTAGTCGCCCGAGAGCGCCTGCCCTTGCATGTGGTTCGGCAACGGCAGCTGCCCGATCGGCAGCTCGAGATAGTCCTCGTCGACCCGCCACTGCGTCGCGAAGTGAAACTCGGCGATCGGATAGATGCCGCGCGCGTGGATGTGGCCGTATTCAAGCAACTCGGTACTCGCGACGAGGGCGTCCGGACTCCCGCTCGCGTCCTGCGCGAACAGCGACAGGTGCACGCTGCCGCCCGAGAGGACACGCAGCTGTAGCAGGTTGCAGACGATGTCGCCTGCCGGAAGATCCTGCGAGACGATGTTGATCGACGTGTTGCCGCCGATGGTCAACAGTCGGCCCTGATTCTGCACGACGTTGACGAGAAAGCGTCGCGTCGCCTGGTGGCCGACGTCCATCTCGTTCGAAGACGGCCCACCCCGGCCGCTGATGAACTGCACGATCGAGGGCTCGCGCGAGAGGTTCTCCGCGCGCAGCACGATCCGACGATCAGGCTGCCCGCGCGGATTGTAATGAAAGTAGAGGAAGCGCGACGGCTGTTCCACTTGCAGGTCGGCCGTGAAGAGTGTTCCGTTCTCCGTCAGCCGTTCTGGATAGTCGCTGACCATGAGCGAGTTGGGCGAGATGCGCGGCACCGCGACGTTTTGCACGTCGACATGCGTCGAGCCGTCGACCTCGATGTCGTTGTTGCCCTGGATCAGCACGGGAACGTCGAACGCCGCGATGTCGTCCTGTTCGAGATTTCCGCGGAACGGCACGTCATCCGAAGAAACGATGACCTGCGCGTCGGGACGGCGCTGCGCGGCGTCGCGAACGGCCTGGGCCGCCTCTTCGCGGACGTACTGCGCGGAGGCCGGGTCGCCGGTCAGCTGCAGCGTGACGCGCCCGGCGATCGATCCGGCATAAAACGCGACGCGCACCGGCACGTCGCTGCTGATGTTGCGCGCGTCGCTGACGTGGATGGTGGTCACGCCCGGGGCCTTGCCCACGATCACCACCCGCTGCGAGGCCTGATCGACCTCCACCGAGGCGATGGACGGGTCGCGCACGACCGCCGCGATCGGGCTGATTGCTGAGCCGACCGTCAGGTTCACGGCGCTGCCGACCCCCACCGTCGCGCTGGCCGGGGCGATGGAGAGCGGCGGTGGCGTGGGCGTCGGCGAACCGCCCGGGGCCGGCGGGGCCAACGACGGCGCCGCCGTGGGTGAAATGGACGGGACGGGTGAGGCGGACGTTGACGGCGAGGGGCTGGGAAGCGGGTCGGCGGCGAGCAGAGCCGCACAGGCCGCTATGGAGAGCGCGGCGCGAAAATGCGCCGCGCTAGGCAATTTGCGCTGCTTCGGCGTGACTAACCGCCGAGGCCAGCAGCGTCTTGTAACCGACGCTCGGGAAGAGCACCGTCACGAGGTCGCGTTCCGCGCGCTCGACGGTGCCGGTTCCGAACTTAGGATGCCACACGACGTCGGCGATCCTGAAGCCGCCCGTCGCGGCCTGCGCACTGCGCCCCGCGCGCAACGCGCGCAAGCAGTTGTCGCACGCGCCGCAGTTGTGCTTGTCGAAGTCTTCGCCGAAATAGTTGAGGATGAAGCGGCGCCGGCACGAGGTCGACTCCGCGTACTGCAGCATCATCGCGAGCTTGCTCTGGTCGTACGACTTCTTCGTCTCGTAGTTCGCCAGGTTGAGCATTAGGTCGCGGTGCTTGCGCACCGCCTCGGTCAGACCGTAGGCCGACTTTCCAATATGCTCGATGTAGCCCGACTTCTTGAGCAGTGCGAGAATGACTTTGAGCTTCGTGAGCGGGAGCTGCAGGATCTTGCGCAGGTCTATCATCGAGACGCCGTTGGTTTGGTCGGCGAAGACTTCGATCGTGCCGAAGACGCGCTGCACCTCTTCGACGTCCGGATACTTGCCGGTCAGGAAGTAGTTCTGCACGCGCGTGTCGCTCATGCGGTAGATGAGGATGCAGCGCGACGGCAGCCCGTCGCGGCCCGCGCGGCCCGCCTCTTGCGTGTAGGCCTCGAGCGATCCCGGCAGATCGTAGTGTACGACGAAACGGATGTTCGGCTTGTCGATGCCGAGGCCGAAGGCGTTGGTCGCGACCACGGCCCGGATCGTCTCGTTCATGAAGAGGTTGTGGACCGTGGTTCGGTCCTCTTTGCGCAGCTTCGAGTGGTAGACCGCGGCCGGGATGCCGAGCTCGTGCGTAAGAAACTCCTGCACCTCCAGCGCATTCTTGATCGTCGCGGTATAGATGATGCCGGTGCCCTCGAGCGCCTCGCGGCCCGTGAACAGCCCGGTGAGAATCTTGAGCTTGTCGGCTTCCTTGTCCGCCTTGCGCGCCTCGTAGATCAGGTTCGGCCGGTCGAATCCGCGCACGATCGGCTTCACCTGCTCGATGCCGAGCTGGTGCAGGATGTCTTCGCGGACCGACGGCGTCGCCGTCGCCGTGAGCGCGAGCACCGTCGGATGGCCGAGCTTCGCGATGACGCCGCCGAGCGCGAGATACGCCGGCCGGAAGTCGTGGCCCCACTGGCTGATGCAGTGTGCTTCGTCGACGACGAAGAGCGGAACGCGAATGGAGCGCAGCAAGTCGAGGAAGGTCTCGTCCTCGAGCTT
It encodes:
- a CDS encoding glycosyltransferase family 1 protein; the protein is MRVALDAQLTVGTATGIGEYVRGLADALRRRGVDVAELREPRLDPWRFDRRVLWDQILLPKRARASGAALLHCASGTMPRGAELPIVVTVHDVAWLADQMHARAYARYYFGKLAPRRYRGARCIVVDSNFSRDALLNLVAGLDPRRVHVVYPGVAADFCGLGRGAGDGRTILAVGTIERRKNLDVLVRALTRLPEARVVAVGPHTPYAAECAALAQQVGVTDRIEMPGYVARGALLALYRECAVVAVPSRYEGFGYAAAQALCAGAPCIVSDRSSLPEIAAGDAPVVAADDVDAWVAALEPALRGDDDGRARGVRAQAIARFSWDASGASMQALYEEALM
- a CDS encoding pilus assembly protein N-terminal domain-containing protein, producing MPSAAHFRAALSIAACAALLAADPLPSPSPSTSASPVPSISPTAAPSLAPPAPGGSPTPTPPPLSIAPASATVGVGSAVNLTVGSAISPIAAVVRDPSIASVEVDQASQRVVIVGKAPGVTTIHVSDARNISSDVPVRVAFYAGSIAGRVTLQLTGDPASAQYVREEAAQAVRDAAQRRPDAQVIVSSDDVPFRGNLEQDDIAAFDVPVLIQGNNDIEVDGSTHVDVQNVAVPRISPNSLMVSDYPERLTENGTLFTADLQVEQPSRFLYFHYNPRGQPDRRIVLRAENLSREPSIVQFISGRGGPSSNEMDVGHQATRRFLVNVVQNQGRLLTIGGNTSINIVSQDLPAGDIVCNLLQLRVLSGGSVHLSLFAQDASGSPDALVASTELLEYGHIHARGIYPIAEFHFATQWRVDEDYLELPIGQLPLPNHMQGQALSGDYGVLQSFVVNIENPLSTPQSVAIYENPRGGRSTGTYLIDGVLVQSHQVPPYSRYKVRQYVVPAHGFVRVAIVTMPEAGSSLPLKLIFAPDDGSVAPGAPGSPIY
- a CDS encoding ATP-dependent DNA helicase RecQ, whose translation is MMPADLRAALREEFGFAGFYPGQEEVVSRVLRGQDTLAILATGAGKSLTYQLPALLLEGTTVVVSPLIALMKDQLDMLRERGITDVVALNSTLSEDQELRARERIRSGTLRIVYTTPEKLEDETFLDLLRSIRVPLFVVDEAHCISQWGHDFRPAYLALGGVIAKLGHPTVLALTATATPSVREDILHQLGIEQVKPIVRGFDRPNLIYEARKADKEADKLKILTGLFTGREALEGTGIIYTATIKNALEVQEFLTHELGIPAAVYHSKLRKEDRTTVHNLFMNETIRAVVATNAFGLGIDKPNIRFVVHYDLPGSLEAYTQEAGRAGRDGLPSRCILIYRMSDTRVQNYFLTGKYPDVEEVQRVFGTIEVFADQTNGVSMIDLRKILQLPLTKLKVILALLKKSGYIEHIGKSAYGLTEAVRKHRDLMLNLANYETKKSYDQSKLAMMLQYAESTSCRRRFILNYFGEDFDKHNCGACDNCLRALRAGRSAQAATGGFRIADVVWHPKFGTGTVERAERDLVTVLFPSVGYKTLLASAVSHAEAAQIA